The following proteins are co-located in the Aminivibrio sp. genome:
- the kduI gene encoding 5-dehydro-4-deoxy-D-glucuronate isomerase, protein MKLDVRYGANPNDFRHYDTDRLRNDFLISRLFIPGDIRMIYSHIDRIITGGACPTVPLSLECDREIGTEFFLQRREMGIINVGAPGTVIADGERFYLRRLDGLYLGAGIRSIIFESGSHDDHAHFYFSSVPAHTSYPNCVIDFEKAKKVRTGEPEKANVRTVNQYIHPEVCGTCQLMMGLTQLETGNVWNTMPCHTHDRRMEVYFYFDIPQGGVTFHIFGQPEETRHIVVRNEEAVINPSWSVHSAAGTSSYSFIWSMAGENQKFTDMDHVPMSAMK, encoded by the coding sequence GTGAAACTTGACGTCCGGTACGGAGCAAACCCGAACGACTTCAGGCACTACGATACCGACCGGCTGCGGAATGACTTCCTCATCAGCCGCCTGTTCATTCCCGGGGATATCAGGATGATCTACAGCCACATCGACCGCATCATCACCGGCGGAGCCTGTCCGACGGTTCCTCTCTCGCTCGAGTGCGACAGGGAGATAGGGACGGAGTTCTTTCTCCAGCGGCGGGAGATGGGGATCATCAACGTGGGAGCCCCTGGCACGGTCATCGCCGACGGGGAGCGCTTTTACCTCAGAAGGCTTGACGGCCTTTACCTCGGAGCAGGGATCAGGAGCATCATCTTCGAGAGCGGCAGCCACGACGACCACGCCCATTTCTACTTCAGCAGCGTTCCCGCTCATACATCCTACCCCAACTGCGTCATCGACTTTGAAAAGGCAAAAAAGGTCCGCACGGGCGAGCCCGAGAAGGCAAACGTCCGCACCGTCAACCAGTACATCCACCCTGAGGTGTGCGGCACCTGCCAGCTCATGATGGGGCTCACCCAGCTCGAGACCGGCAACGTCTGGAACACCATGCCCTGCCACACCCACGACCGGAGGATGGAGGTGTACTTCTACTTCGACATCCCTCAGGGCGGTGTAACCTTCCACATTTTCGGCCAGCCGGAGGAAACCCGCCACATCGTCGTCCGGAACGAGGAAGCGGTCATCAACCCAAGCTGGTCCGTCCACAGTGCGGCCGGGACGTCCAGCTACAGCTTCATCTGGAGCATGGCGGGGGAGAACCAGAAGTTCACCGACATGGACCACGTTCCCATGTCAGCCATGAAGTAG